A region from the Desulfitobacterium dehalogenans ATCC 51507 genome encodes:
- a CDS encoding cell wall-binding repeat-containing protein, producing the protein MKKTKKALASLAIAGMVLSMAPASVFAADDFVRLAGSDRYQTSIKIAEKAYASADTAVVAAGNPNNLVDALAAAPLAAQEDAPIYLTDKADMNDDVVKSMKALGVKKVVVVGAAASKAVVDELKAAGFAVDEVKGADRIATAKAINAKLTAPEGTFVVGYDGVADAMSVASYAAANNFAIVVANQSGTVDAGVKADYIVGGTTRVKDIAGAKRLAGADRYDTNKQVIAELDFDFGTVYVGNGLSLADALVGSVLAAQTDSPIALTDGKTVKADIASNLEKDSVLVALGGTAAVSNAVMDAVKNPPSTGEFKVESITASAANAVKVKFSKAPADTAKINFEVKQGQSSSAVAVNVTWNEAKTEAVLSKSSNFVSGTYTVGVKEDTKELASKEVTYTEQKVAKIEITSTKLGVVTSTVNNQQVQTGYATYKILDQYGVDITNSALANNVDFKTGVGTIEARKGLIKLAASNNLNLLSFAGGIVITANDMTSGVSTTATLAATSQIGTLSDITLNKLVSADGTEKELTAASLTDVFYVDYTATDISGNATNNFELVKEGLILSGQDKDEITTSNPDVTVKVVQDPKDSNKAMIELRTTDKTITVDTPVIITAMTWTGKTSQLNLTLKKQAEVAKITLLAPNEAVASNESATIPFVAYDQNGKEVTKFADLKPYVQLNTDAAYWDEQIDGTAVIKTVKKENKTSNPIPQVITATVSRTGHYSTLTINIQKAAVADALALDTTVLKPLMQSAQMTTNGSIDVPNGAVQKIDFGYDAGGLAVKDQYGRDIDMTTADADNVAKNYYVKAEIANKDIVTVVNVNDDKQLENSTANPDATVDANGNYTDGSYIAKPGENQIVLRAKKPGTVTVRFALYGKDMKVNADGSKEDLLIDTKSQTMTVVADSDIKGYTIDSVPNAIYAANNVIDTTANTARVEAFAANPKIYGTTASGAKVVLKGTPIIGATVNSPYFTVIKGENGGVGYKGVKVVGSKLPDTMTEASATLSVTVKGVDGAIKSVSTDVKSSKVAPVAKDIVFVAPTELPGVTLDGDTLTIDTSKGTTLATLFGTTGTAPVKTLAKYDNDGKATTSKIHFYAVDQYGKKGMKLSQVLVTANDDGVVTNPRNDGSFDSASGTGSFKVSAVVGGLVKTIKIVVR; encoded by the coding sequence ATGAAGAAGACAAAAAAGGCTTTAGCCTCCTTAGCTATCGCCGGTATGGTACTGTCAATGGCTCCAGCCAGCGTATTCGCTGCTGACGATTTTGTTCGTCTTGCTGGTTCCGACAGATACCAAACCTCGATCAAAATTGCAGAAAAAGCGTATGCCTCTGCAGATACCGCAGTTGTTGCTGCTGGTAACCCCAATAACCTCGTTGACGCTCTTGCTGCAGCTCCCCTTGCAGCTCAAGAAGACGCTCCGATCTACCTGACCGACAAAGCTGACATGAATGACGATGTCGTCAAATCCATGAAAGCTCTCGGTGTTAAGAAAGTTGTTGTAGTTGGTGCTGCTGCTAGCAAAGCTGTCGTTGACGAACTGAAAGCTGCCGGCTTCGCAGTTGACGAAGTTAAAGGTGCTGACCGCATCGCTACTGCTAAAGCTATCAATGCTAAGTTGACTGCTCCTGAAGGAACCTTCGTTGTAGGTTATGACGGCGTTGCTGACGCTATGTCCGTTGCTTCCTACGCAGCTGCTAACAACTTTGCTATCGTTGTTGCTAACCAAAGCGGTACTGTAGACGCTGGTGTTAAAGCTGACTACATCGTTGGCGGAACCACTCGCGTTAAAGACATTGCCGGTGCAAAACGCTTAGCAGGTGCTGACCGTTATGACACCAACAAACAAGTTATCGCTGAACTCGATTTCGATTTCGGTACTGTCTATGTTGGTAACGGCCTCAGTTTGGCTGACGCCCTCGTAGGTTCTGTGCTTGCTGCACAAACCGATTCCCCGATTGCTTTGACTGATGGAAAAACTGTAAAAGCTGATATCGCTTCCAACCTGGAGAAAGACAGCGTTTTGGTTGCTCTGGGCGGAACTGCAGCTGTCAGCAATGCAGTAATGGATGCTGTGAAGAATCCTCCTTCCACTGGAGAGTTCAAAGTTGAGAGCATCACGGCATCTGCAGCTAATGCTGTAAAAGTAAAATTCAGCAAGGCTCCCGCTGACACCGCAAAAATTAATTTTGAAGTAAAACAAGGACAGTCATCTTCTGCGGTGGCAGTAAACGTTACCTGGAATGAAGCTAAGACAGAAGCTGTTCTGTCTAAGTCTTCCAACTTTGTATCCGGAACTTATACTGTCGGCGTTAAAGAAGACACTAAGGAACTCGCTTCCAAAGAAGTTACCTATACCGAGCAAAAAGTTGCTAAGATTGAGATTACATCCACTAAGCTGGGTGTGGTAACAAGCACGGTGAACAACCAGCAGGTACAAACCGGATATGCAACCTATAAGATCCTGGATCAATACGGAGTGGATATCACCAACTCCGCACTGGCCAATAATGTTGACTTCAAAACTGGTGTAGGTACGATTGAGGCCCGTAAAGGTTTAATCAAACTGGCTGCATCTAATAATCTGAACCTTCTCAGTTTTGCAGGTGGGATTGTGATTACAGCCAATGATATGACTTCTGGTGTATCCACCACCGCTACTCTGGCTGCTACTTCCCAAATCGGTACCTTAAGCGATATCACGCTCAACAAGCTGGTCAGCGCTGATGGAACAGAAAAGGAATTGACCGCAGCAAGCCTCACTGATGTATTCTATGTAGACTATACTGCTACGGATATCAGCGGCAATGCCACCAATAATTTTGAGCTTGTTAAAGAAGGCTTGATTTTGAGCGGCCAAGACAAAGATGAAATAACTACTTCCAACCCCGATGTAACAGTCAAAGTCGTCCAAGATCCCAAGGATTCCAATAAAGCGATGATTGAACTGAGAACTACCGATAAGACGATTACTGTGGACACACCTGTGATTATCACAGCCATGACTTGGACGGGCAAAACCTCTCAGCTTAACCTCACCCTGAAAAAGCAAGCCGAAGTCGCTAAGATTACCTTGCTTGCTCCGAACGAAGCGGTAGCTTCTAACGAGTCCGCAACCATCCCCTTTGTGGCTTATGATCAAAACGGCAAAGAAGTAACCAAGTTCGCTGATCTGAAACCTTATGTTCAACTCAATACAGATGCAGCCTACTGGGATGAGCAGATTGACGGTACTGCCGTAATCAAAACTGTAAAAAAAGAAAACAAAACCTCGAATCCTATTCCTCAGGTCATCACGGCTACCGTGAGCAGAACCGGTCACTACAGCACACTCACAATTAACATCCAAAAAGCAGCTGTAGCTGACGCTTTGGCACTGGATACCACTGTGCTTAAACCTCTGATGCAATCAGCCCAAATGACAACCAATGGCTCAATTGATGTTCCTAATGGAGCAGTGCAAAAGATTGACTTTGGTTACGATGCTGGCGGTTTAGCAGTGAAAGATCAATATGGTAGAGACATTGATATGACAACTGCTGATGCTGATAATGTCGCTAAAAATTACTATGTTAAAGCCGAAATAGCAAACAAAGACATTGTTACGGTAGTTAATGTTAATGATGATAAGCAGCTTGAGAATAGTACAGCTAATCCGGATGCTACTGTTGATGCCAACGGTAACTACACAGATGGTAGCTATATTGCAAAGCCAGGTGAAAATCAGATTGTATTAAGAGCTAAAAAACCTGGAACCGTCACTGTTCGTTTTGCGCTGTATGGTAAAGATATGAAGGTAAATGCGGATGGCTCTAAAGAAGATCTCCTCATTGACACCAAATCACAAACCATGACAGTGGTAGCAGATTCAGACATCAAGGGCTATACTATCGACAGTGTACCGAATGCTATCTATGCAGCTAATAATGTCATAGATACCACTGCTAATACAGCTCGGGTAGAAGCATTTGCAGCTAATCCGAAGATCTATGGTACAACAGCATCGGGTGCTAAGGTTGTTCTGAAAGGAACACCGATAATTGGTGCAACTGTAAACAGTCCTTACTTCACAGTAATAAAAGGTGAGAACGGCGGTGTAGGTTATAAAGGTGTCAAGGTCGTTGGTTCCAAACTGCCTGATACCATGACAGAAGCAAGTGCAACCCTTTCTGTTACTGTAAAGGGTGTAGATGGTGCGATTAAATCCGTATCAACCGATGTGAAATCCTCTAAGGTAGCTCCAGTTGCCAAAGACATTGTCTTTGTAGCTCCTACCGAATTACCTGGTGTCACACTTGATGGTGATACCCTCACTATTGATACTTCTAAGGGTACTACCTTAGCCACTCTGTTCGGAACTACTGGCACTGCACCTGTCAAGACACTGGCAAAATACGATAACGACGGCAAAGCAACTACCTCTAAGATCCATTTCTATGCTGTAGACCAATACGGCAAGAAAGGCATGAAGCTTTCACAAGTTCTTGTGACAGCGAATGACGATGGTGTAGTTACTAACCCAAGAAATGATGGCAGCTTCGATAGTGCCAGTGGCACAGGATCCTTTAAAGTTAGTGCTGTAGTCGGCGGTCTTGTCAAGACCATTAAGATCGTAGTTAGGTAA
- a CDS encoding N-acetylmuramoyl-L-alanine amidase, with product MWPRRKKWSLVLGAAFSLWLMGQASVDAAPLTADVTRIYGTTRIETAIRISQEGWNEANTVLLARYDDFPDSLVAVPLSKRYDAPILLTPSRGLDEGVLAEIKRLNAQHVILLGGTGVMGNPVTKALEKEGLTWERIGGADRYETAVMVAERLGGNGQVILTSGENFPDALAIGPYAGMTETPLLLTKAKGLPEATRLKLEELGAYRLNQEAESVTRTTVIGGEKAVSSEVVAGLTGMTRISGDNRYDTAAKVFWFTQEEFGQDFASENQRSFLVTGENFPDALVTGALAVKQNAYLFMSYKEDLPAVTYSALGNAAAAQLLVTIIGGDTVLSERVKGIVEGTIQPPYLLAGLTIVVDPGHGGKDVGAVGASGSYEKNSTLPVGLNLADLLRQAGAKVVMTRTGDTSPAGADYTELKDLQARVKIANQIPADLYVSIHNDAFSNPEAGGVTTYISADNPKAEEGRKLASAVQQELIKQVGLQDRKVKTANFYVIKNTTMPAILVELGFISNPVEEKLITDPEFQKKSALGIYRGILIHRGY from the coding sequence GTGTGGCCACGACGAAAAAAATGGAGCCTGGTACTGGGTGCCGCCTTCAGCCTCTGGCTGATGGGGCAGGCCAGTGTTGATGCGGCTCCTTTAACGGCAGATGTAACACGCATCTATGGAACAACACGTATCGAGACCGCCATACGGATTTCCCAAGAAGGTTGGAATGAGGCGAATACCGTCCTCTTAGCCCGCTACGATGATTTTCCCGATTCCTTAGTCGCGGTTCCTCTTTCCAAGCGCTATGACGCCCCCATACTCCTGACACCGTCCCGAGGTCTGGATGAAGGAGTTCTGGCAGAAATCAAGCGGCTCAACGCTCAGCATGTGATCCTTTTGGGAGGGACGGGAGTCATGGGAAATCCCGTAACAAAGGCCTTGGAAAAAGAGGGATTGACCTGGGAGAGAATCGGGGGTGCAGATCGTTATGAGACCGCCGTGATGGTAGCGGAGCGCTTAGGCGGGAACGGTCAAGTGATTCTCACCAGCGGGGAGAACTTTCCCGATGCTCTCGCTATCGGTCCTTACGCAGGGATGACAGAGACGCCCTTGCTGCTGACTAAGGCCAAAGGCCTCCCCGAGGCCACCCGGCTGAAGCTGGAGGAATTGGGAGCTTATCGGCTGAATCAGGAAGCAGAATCCGTGACCAGGACCACAGTAATCGGGGGAGAAAAAGCGGTTTCTTCGGAAGTGGTGGCAGGGCTGACGGGAATGACCCGTATCTCAGGGGACAATCGCTATGATACAGCGGCCAAAGTGTTCTGGTTTACCCAGGAGGAGTTTGGGCAGGACTTTGCTTCCGAGAATCAGAGAAGTTTTTTGGTGACAGGGGAAAATTTCCCCGATGCTCTGGTGACAGGGGCTTTAGCGGTTAAACAAAATGCCTACTTATTTATGTCTTACAAGGAAGATCTGCCGGCAGTGACTTACTCGGCGCTGGGCAATGCTGCAGCCGCTCAGCTCTTGGTGACCATCATCGGCGGGGATACAGTGCTTTCAGAACGGGTCAAGGGAATCGTGGAAGGGACCATACAACCCCCCTATCTCCTGGCGGGTCTCACCATCGTGGTCGATCCGGGCCATGGCGGCAAGGATGTGGGAGCGGTAGGCGCCAGCGGCTCTTATGAAAAGAACTCCACTCTGCCCGTGGGGCTTAACTTAGCGGATCTTTTACGGCAAGCAGGGGCTAAAGTAGTGATGACCAGGACGGGAGATACCTCGCCTGCCGGCGCCGATTATACGGAATTAAAAGATTTACAAGCCAGAGTAAAAATAGCGAATCAGATTCCGGCCGATCTCTACGTCTCTATACATAACGATGCCTTTTCCAACCCCGAAGCCGGTGGGGTGACCACCTATATCTCTGCAGATAATCCCAAAGCCGAGGAGGGAAGAAAGCTTGCTTCTGCTGTTCAGCAAGAATTGATCAAGCAGGTTGGGCTTCAGGATCGCAAGGTTAAAACCGCTAATTTTTACGTGATCAAGAATACCACCATGCCGGCCATCCTTGTTGAACTGGGCTTTATCTCCAATCCGGTAGAAGAGAAACTTATCACAGACCCGGAATTTCAGAAAAAATCTGCTCTGGGGATATACCGGGGAATTCTCATTCACAGGGGATATTAG
- a CDS encoding cell wall-binding repeat-containing protein, with protein MKKKIKIAVVTLTAFTLLFTSPMIPPKAPEEVKAETIMTQPLRLAGTSRYDTAIQVSQSGWEYADAVVLARGDDFPDALSGVVLAKSSLVNGPLLLTETAQLTEGVLGEIQRLGASKVTILGSPGAVSKKVENTLTDQGLTVERLEGLNRYGTAGEIAKAVVPQAEKVFLASGSDFPDALSISSYAAAQGIPLLLTEKKTVPEVTLETLQTLGVSKVTLIGGEGVILPEVEAQLKGLGYTVDRLSGADRYETNMEILNNLSFSTEVVYVATGTKFPDALAGAALAAKNNNPIVLAPQKAFSEEGMSYLGTRRNEGSSFTLLGGWGAISYGMESIIRTGNVNPKISLQYWDGYASYETYLRQLSLIPNKATDYVDYVSPNWRGSIGTDGSLKLVWDEGSSNYKQLTNMAHGLGMKVLPLVNGSGATLNTLLKSTSAREKLIGEIVTLLKNTNADGVVIDFETPLDYGDAKDPYDGVRNDLTAFMESLYSELHPMNKLVVMAVMPRMSSSQYWLDVYDYKALSHAVDYMHVMTYDHHYRTSAPGPIAPYPWIKQVLTYIQGQGVDMSKVLMGVPYYGRDWVVSGKDANGNPTYDSTAFGYSKALEIADSYGATITYSKYNDQDPVGTPTFKYTDGKGVEHTVFFDDYTSWNAKLSIINEFGLAGVGPWAMGWVDENTAKELYPLLHQHLR; from the coding sequence ATGAAAAAGAAAATCAAGATAGCCGTTGTGACTCTGACGGCATTCACCCTTTTATTCACAAGTCCAATGATACCTCCCAAAGCACCTGAGGAAGTTAAAGCGGAGACCATCATGACTCAGCCTTTACGTCTTGCGGGGACTTCCCGTTATGATACAGCCATTCAAGTTTCCCAATCAGGTTGGGAGTATGCCGATGCGGTGGTTCTGGCCCGGGGAGATGATTTTCCCGATGCCCTGTCCGGTGTGGTCTTGGCGAAGAGTTCCTTGGTCAATGGCCCCCTTCTCCTGACTGAGACGGCTCAGTTAACAGAAGGTGTGCTGGGAGAGATCCAGCGTCTGGGAGCAAGCAAGGTCACTATTCTGGGCAGCCCGGGGGCTGTATCCAAGAAAGTAGAGAACACCTTAACTGATCAGGGCTTAACGGTGGAACGCCTTGAAGGGCTGAATCGTTATGGGACTGCCGGCGAGATCGCTAAAGCAGTCGTTCCCCAGGCTGAAAAGGTTTTCTTAGCTTCGGGCAGTGATTTTCCCGATGCATTAAGTATCTCCTCTTATGCTGCTGCTCAAGGGATTCCTCTTCTTTTAACGGAGAAGAAAACCGTTCCTGAAGTGACTCTGGAAACGCTGCAAACCCTCGGCGTCTCCAAAGTGACTTTAATCGGCGGAGAGGGAGTCATCCTTCCCGAAGTGGAAGCGCAACTGAAGGGCTTGGGCTACACCGTTGACCGTTTGTCCGGTGCCGACCGTTACGAAACCAATATGGAAATCCTCAACAACTTAAGCTTCAGTACAGAGGTTGTCTATGTAGCTACTGGGACCAAATTCCCCGATGCCCTGGCGGGAGCAGCCTTGGCAGCAAAGAACAATAACCCTATCGTCCTGGCTCCTCAAAAGGCCTTTAGCGAAGAGGGCATGAGCTACCTAGGTACCCGCCGTAACGAAGGATCATCCTTCACTCTCCTGGGGGGCTGGGGAGCTATCAGCTATGGGATGGAAAGCATCATTCGTACAGGGAATGTGAATCCGAAGATTTCCCTGCAGTACTGGGATGGTTATGCCAGCTATGAGACCTATCTTCGCCAGCTCTCATTGATTCCCAATAAGGCCACGGACTATGTAGACTATGTCTCTCCTAACTGGCGCGGGTCCATCGGTACGGATGGAAGTCTGAAGCTGGTCTGGGATGAAGGGTCCAGCAATTATAAACAGCTGACCAATATGGCTCATGGACTGGGCATGAAAGTGCTCCCTTTGGTTAATGGCAGCGGAGCAACCTTAAACACTCTCCTGAAAAGCACATCCGCCCGGGAAAAGTTGATCGGAGAGATTGTGACCCTTCTTAAGAACACGAACGCGGATGGAGTGGTCATCGATTTTGAGACTCCTTTGGATTATGGGGATGCAAAGGATCCCTATGATGGCGTAAGAAATGATTTGACCGCCTTTATGGAATCCCTCTACTCAGAGTTACATCCTATGAATAAACTTGTGGTTATGGCCGTCATGCCCCGCATGTCTTCTTCTCAATATTGGTTGGATGTCTATGATTATAAAGCGCTCTCCCATGCCGTGGATTATATGCATGTAATGACCTATGATCATCATTATCGGACCTCCGCACCCGGACCCATCGCCCCTTATCCCTGGATTAAGCAGGTTCTGACCTATATCCAAGGTCAAGGAGTGGACATGAGCAAGGTCCTGATGGGAGTTCCCTATTATGGACGGGATTGGGTGGTTTCCGGAAAAGATGCCAACGGCAATCCCACCTATGATTCCACAGCCTTTGGTTATTCCAAGGCACTAGAGATCGCTGACTCTTATGGAGCGACCATCACTTACTCCAAATACAATGATCAGGATCCTGTAGGGACACCGACCTTTAAGTACACTGATGGGAAGGGTGTGGAACATACCGTATTTTTCGATGATTATACCAGCTGGAATGCTAAGCTCTCCATCATCAATGAATTTGGACTGGCCGGAGTAGGGCCTTGGGCTATGGGCTGGGTCGATGAGAATACGGCGAAAGAGCTATATCCACTGCTCCATCAGCATCTGCGCTAG
- the relB gene encoding type II toxin-antitoxin system RelB family antitoxin, which yields MIIFIRLSPAEAKLIKGYAKKKNQSVSDVMRKAILEQIEDEYDLELYEKAMTEYRKDPVTYSLDEVEKELKFL from the coding sequence ATGATTATTTTTATAAGACTTAGTCCTGCTGAAGCCAAGCTTATTAAGGGATATGCAAAAAAGAAAAATCAAAGTGTATCAGATGTGATGAGAAAGGCGATCCTTGAACAGATAGAAGACGAATATGATCTTGAGTTGTATGAAAAAGCAATGACAGAATACCGAAAAGATCCTGTGACCTATTCCCTCGATGAAGTGGAAAAAGAATTAAAGTTTTTATAG
- a CDS encoding DegT/DnrJ/EryC1/StrS family aminotransferase, protein MSIPLLDLKAQYLSIKEEMDQAVLAVLDSSKFIFGPEMKTFEEEMAAYCGTKHAVAVGNGTDALVIALKACGIGPGDEVITSPFTFFASAESIALVGATPVFVDVEPHTLNMDAAKLEEKITPRTKGIIPVHVFGQMADMDLILALAQKYDLKVIEDAAQAIGAEYQGRKAGSLGDAGTFSFFPTKNLGGYGDGGMIVTNDDALAEEVRMLRFHGCKTKYYHDQIGYNSRLDELQAAILRVKFRYIDQWNNARAEKAALYHQLLAPLADAHRIILPHTDAEKKHVFHLYVLRTAQREKLMAALKSKGVANAIYYPVPLHLQNALAYLGYQAGDFPIAEEACQQALAIPCYPELTSGQQEEIAAILFEVLG, encoded by the coding sequence ATGTCTATTCCCCTGTTAGATTTGAAAGCACAATATCTTTCTATTAAAGAGGAAATGGACCAGGCTGTCTTGGCGGTTCTGGATTCGAGTAAATTTATTTTTGGTCCGGAGATGAAGACCTTTGAAGAAGAGATGGCCGCTTACTGCGGAACCAAGCATGCCGTAGCTGTGGGCAATGGGACGGATGCTTTGGTAATTGCTTTAAAAGCCTGTGGCATAGGCCCTGGGGATGAGGTGATTACAAGTCCTTTCACCTTTTTTGCTTCCGCGGAATCCATCGCTCTGGTGGGTGCTACACCGGTGTTTGTAGACGTAGAACCTCATACCTTGAATATGGATGCGGCTAAGCTGGAAGAGAAGATTACCCCACGGACCAAGGGAATTATCCCTGTCCATGTCTTTGGCCAGATGGCGGATATGGATCTCATCCTGGCTCTGGCTCAAAAGTACGATTTAAAAGTAATCGAGGATGCGGCACAAGCCATAGGGGCAGAATATCAAGGACGGAAAGCCGGTTCTCTTGGGGATGCGGGGACCTTTAGCTTTTTCCCCACCAAGAACTTGGGAGGTTATGGAGATGGCGGGATGATCGTCACCAACGACGATGCCTTGGCCGAGGAAGTTCGCATGCTGCGTTTTCATGGCTGCAAGACCAAGTATTATCATGATCAGATCGGGTACAACAGCCGTCTCGATGAGCTGCAGGCAGCCATCCTCCGAGTTAAGTTCCGGTACATCGATCAGTGGAATAATGCCCGGGCTGAAAAGGCCGCTCTCTATCATCAACTGTTGGCTCCTTTGGCGGACGCTCATAGGATCATCCTCCCTCATACCGATGCGGAGAAGAAGCATGTCTTTCATCTTTATGTGCTGAGAACTGCTCAGCGGGAAAAACTCATGGCTGCTTTAAAGTCGAAAGGCGTGGCCAACGCCATTTATTATCCGGTCCCTCTTCATCTGCAGAACGCCTTAGCTTATCTGGGCTATCAAGCCGGAGACTTCCCCATAGCGGAGGAAGCTTGTCAGCAAGCCCTGGCTATTCCCTGTTATCCGGAGTTGACCTCAGGACAGCAAGAGGAGATTGCCGCAATACTTTTTGAGGTGTTAGGCTAA
- a CDS encoding O-antigen ligase family protein gives MFWNNGLTRRNESRLIVLVLVMLSAMLLPSFEVHPALPNIRVDEVLLFGIFGFNLLAFMVRGFRFSPDAREEIQAQQPVLKWVMILLGLLTLSYTISNVYGVVILGAGYYGLRDVMELVTFFKHFLIITLVLSIDLQRGEFAFLKNVFLGALGFLILFGWGQHFNLFNMNTWISPFFNPLHWDTLILGNPARVLGTFDNPNVFGIFTVITLSYLTVHYFFGEHRGRFPWLLFILIGLVIKLEFLTISRTALFGIALLFIVLCAWAFVYHQHSKEVLIKIGALFLLTMILFTTASGDFFYRLTEGLNFSNSTSFQGHMDRWGTAVGTMTQSPILGWGTQKYVMTTLVDNEYALFSRRYGFVGLAVYLSFFLLPFIKGFIYLRDQRHLLAQGRSFDLPSKLIAAYVAVLPSIFVYNFMAGIFYNLQLMTLFCITIGLVYNSLKKQRGLF, from the coding sequence ATGTTTTGGAATAATGGACTGACCCGGCGAAATGAGAGTCGTTTGATTGTACTGGTACTGGTTATGTTATCTGCTATGCTTCTCCCTTCCTTTGAGGTTCACCCTGCTCTACCCAATATTCGCGTGGATGAAGTACTCTTGTTTGGAATCTTCGGCTTCAATCTCTTAGCCTTTATGGTTAGGGGTTTTCGTTTCTCCCCCGATGCCCGGGAAGAGATTCAGGCACAGCAGCCGGTACTCAAATGGGTTATGATACTTTTGGGGCTTCTTACCCTTTCCTATACCATTTCCAATGTTTATGGCGTGGTGATTCTGGGAGCCGGCTACTATGGTTTAAGAGATGTGATGGAATTGGTGACCTTTTTCAAACATTTCTTGATTATCACTCTCGTTCTGTCCATTGACTTACAGAGAGGCGAATTCGCTTTTCTAAAGAATGTCTTCTTAGGAGCTTTGGGTTTTCTGATCCTGTTTGGCTGGGGACAACATTTCAACCTATTTAATATGAATACCTGGATATCTCCTTTCTTCAATCCCCTCCACTGGGATACCCTCATCCTGGGTAACCCGGCCCGGGTTCTGGGAACTTTCGATAACCCCAATGTTTTCGGTATCTTTACAGTGATCACTCTGTCTTATCTCACGGTTCACTATTTCTTCGGGGAACATAGGGGCAGATTCCCTTGGCTGCTCTTTATTCTCATCGGCTTGGTCATCAAGCTGGAGTTTCTCACCATCTCCCGAACGGCTCTCTTTGGTATCGCTTTGCTTTTTATCGTTCTTTGTGCTTGGGCCTTTGTCTATCACCAACACAGTAAAGAGGTCCTCATTAAAATAGGGGCCTTGTTTCTCCTGACCATGATCCTCTTTACAACGGCCTCCGGAGATTTCTTCTACCGGCTCACAGAGGGACTGAACTTCTCCAACAGCACCTCTTTCCAAGGGCATATGGACCGCTGGGGAACAGCTGTGGGAACCATGACCCAATCTCCTATTTTGGGCTGGGGTACCCAGAAATATGTTATGACCACCCTGGTGGATAATGAATATGCCCTCTTTTCCCGACGCTATGGTTTTGTAGGGTTGGCAGTTTATCTGAGCTTCTTCCTTCTGCCCTTTATCAAAGGGTTTATCTATCTTAGAGATCAACGCCACCTACTGGCACAAGGGCGATCCTTCGACCTGCCCTCAAAGCTGATCGCTGCCTATGTAGCCGTCTTACCTTCCATCTTTGTCTATAATTTTATGGCAGGTATTTTTTACAATCTTCAGCTCATGACTCTCTTTTGCATCACGATCGGACTGGTCTACAATTCCCTTAAGAAACAACGAGGATTATTCTAA